The window CGCCGACCGGATCATCGCGACGCACCCGTGTCCGCCCATCTCCGCGACGAAGCGCCCGCCCGGCTTGAGGGCGCGGCGCACGCCGGCGATCACGGCATCCGGCCGACGCATCCAGTGCAGCGCCGCGTTGGAGAAGACCGCGTCGAACTCGCCCGCGAAGCGCAGGCGCTCGCCGTCCGCGACCTCGCACGCGAGGCCGCGCGCGCGGGCGCCCGCGACCTGCGCGGGGCTCGCGTCGACGCCGACGACGTCGCAGCCCAGGGCGGCGAGCTTCTCGGTAAGTACGCCGTCGCCGCACCCGAGGTCGAGGATGCGCTCGCCCGGCCGTGGCGCCAGCAGGTCGACGACCGGCATGCCGAGGTCGCTCACGAAGCGCGCGTGCTTCTCGTATCGCTCCGGGCTCCAGGTCTGCGGGGCGATCATACGGCCTCCCGCGCGGCGTCGTCCGTCGCGGTGGCCGCGCCGGCGAGCTTGGTGAGGCGCGCGCTCGACGCCGCGACGATGCGGCCAGCGCGGCGGCTCCGTCGGTAGGCGGCGAGCACCGCGCGCAGCGAGGCCGTGATGAGGTTGGGGTCGCGTCCGACGCCGAACGCCGTCGCGGTGTTCCCGACGGCGACTTCGACGTACGCGACCGCGGTGGCCGCGGCGCCGGCACCGAGGGCGTGCTCGTGGTAGTCGACCACGCGGACGTCGGCGCCGGTCGCGTCGCGGAGCGCGCGGGTGAACGCGTCGATCGGCCCGTTGCCGTGGGCCGCGATCCGGCGT is drawn from Deltaproteobacteria bacterium and contains these coding sequences:
- a CDS encoding methyltransferase domain-containing protein; translated protein: MIAPQTWSPERYEKHARFVSDLGMPVVDLLAPRPGERILDLGCGDGVLTEKLAALGCDVVGVDASPAQVAGARARGLACEVADGERLRFAGEFDAVFSNAALHWMRRPDAVIAGVRRALKPGGRFVAEMGGHGCVAMIRSALARALAARGLDAAAYDPWFFPTADDYAARLARHGFRVESIALFPRPTPLPGDVVGWLETFAESFLVAVPAADRPAFLAAVRDALRPTLADAAGAWTADYVRLRFAARRDEVTP